A stretch of the Pseudomonas sp. ACM7 genome encodes the following:
- a CDS encoding GyrI-like domain-containing protein, with product MDVKQREVRPFSVSGLQVRTCNAAEQQPDTARIGPMWEQFFVEGIFDKIAHKQPDSFVYGVYSNYESDASGHFDVTAGVAVTAPSEDFPQVQVEGGEYLVFSAKGAMPDSVIQAWGLIWAYFKDNPQVCRTFATDFEVYTSLDSVSVYIGIQDSDGFSRSSN from the coding sequence ATGGATGTAAAACAGCGTGAAGTGCGGCCCTTTAGCGTCTCGGGCCTGCAAGTGCGCACCTGCAATGCCGCAGAGCAGCAACCAGACACGGCGCGCATCGGCCCGATGTGGGAACAATTTTTCGTTGAGGGAATCTTCGACAAGATCGCCCACAAGCAGCCGGATTCCTTTGTGTACGGCGTCTATTCCAACTATGAGTCCGACGCTTCGGGCCACTTCGATGTGACCGCGGGGGTGGCGGTCACCGCGCCCTCCGAGGACTTTCCGCAGGTTCAGGTGGAGGGAGGCGAATACCTGGTGTTCAGCGCCAAAGGGGCGATGCCAGACAGCGTCATTCAGGCGTGGGGCCTGATCTGGGCCTACTTTAAGGACAACCCGCAGGTTTGCCGCACGTTCGCCACAGACTTCGAGGTTTATACCAGCCTGGATTCAGTGTCGGTCTATATCG
- a CDS encoding MDR family oxidoreductase, which produces MFQGILIDKDDSGYRATLQEINDDQLPEGDVTVRVAYSTLNFKDGLAITGSSPVVRKFPMVPGIDLAGTVEVSGHPDYKVGDQVVLNGWGVGEGHWGGLAQKARLNGDWLIPLPKAFTAAQAMAIGTAGYTAMLSILALEHNGVTPEQGDVLVTGANGGVGSFAIALLSKLGYRVVASTGRTSEHDYLKQLGASEIIDRATLSEPGKPLAKERWAAVIDSVGSHTLANACASTKADGTVAACGLAQGMDFPASVAPFILRGVTLAGINSVTQPKAKRILAWNRLAKDLDFTLLPLISHEIGLSEVIEAAPRLLAGQLRGRVVVDVNR; this is translated from the coding sequence ATGTTCCAAGGCATTTTGATCGACAAAGACGACAGCGGTTACCGGGCCACACTGCAAGAGATCAATGACGATCAACTGCCCGAGGGCGATGTGACAGTGCGTGTTGCGTACAGCACGCTGAACTTCAAGGATGGTCTGGCGATCACCGGCAGCAGCCCGGTGGTGCGAAAGTTCCCGATGGTGCCGGGGATCGATCTGGCAGGTACTGTCGAAGTCAGCGGGCATCCGGACTACAAGGTCGGCGATCAAGTCGTACTCAACGGCTGGGGTGTTGGCGAAGGGCATTGGGGCGGACTCGCGCAGAAGGCTCGCTTGAACGGCGACTGGCTGATTCCGCTGCCCAAGGCGTTCACCGCGGCGCAAGCGATGGCTATCGGCACGGCCGGTTACACGGCGATGCTGAGCATCCTGGCGCTGGAACATAATGGCGTGACGCCCGAGCAGGGAGACGTGTTGGTCACCGGCGCCAATGGCGGTGTAGGCAGTTTCGCCATCGCACTGCTGAGCAAGCTCGGCTATCGGGTGGTCGCGTCTACCGGCCGCACCTCCGAGCACGATTACCTCAAGCAATTAGGCGCCAGCGAAATCATCGACCGCGCCACGCTGTCCGAGCCGGGCAAACCCTTGGCCAAGGAGCGTTGGGCGGCGGTCATCGACTCGGTCGGCAGCCACACATTGGCCAACGCCTGTGCCAGCACCAAGGCCGACGGCACTGTCGCCGCGTGTGGCCTGGCGCAAGGCATGGACTTCCCGGCTTCAGTCGCCCCGTTCATTTTGCGCGGCGTGACCCTGGCCGGGATCAACAGCGTGACTCAGCCCAAAGCCAAGCGGATACTGGCCTGGAATCGTCTGGCCAAGGATCTCGACTTCACCTTGTTGCCGCTGATCAGCCACGAAATCGGCTTGAGCGAAGTGATCGAGGCTGCACCGCGATTACTCGCCGGCCAATTGCGTGGTCGGGTGGTGGTCGACGTCAATCGTTGA
- a CDS encoding nitronate monooxygenase family protein, with product MSKWPDTRILDLLGIELPIIQAPMAGATHSAMVIAASNAGGLGSMPAAMLSIDQLREELKTIRQHTQRPINVNYFCHQTPAADEQRARDWKNLLEPYYRELGVDFDAPTPVSNRAPFDSAACEVIEEFRPEVVSYHFGLPEKSLLDRVKATGAKVLSSATTVEEAIWLEQQGCDAIIAMGYEAGGHRGMFLSDDLSSQVGLFALVPQIVDAVKVPVIAAGGIADARGVAAAFLLGASAVQVGTAYLFTPEAKVSASHHKALRTAKESETAVTNIFTGRPARGILNRVMRELGPMSAKAPAFPLAGGALMPLRAKGEADFSNLWAGQAFTLGVEMTTAELTRRLAEEGLAKLLGR from the coding sequence ATGAGCAAATGGCCAGACACCCGCATTCTTGACCTGCTTGGCATTGAGCTGCCGATCATCCAGGCGCCCATGGCCGGCGCGACCCATTCGGCCATGGTTATCGCAGCCAGTAATGCCGGCGGACTGGGCTCAATGCCGGCAGCCATGTTGAGCATCGATCAGTTGCGCGAGGAGCTGAAAACGATTCGTCAACACACTCAGCGTCCGATTAACGTCAACTACTTCTGCCATCAGACTCCCGCCGCCGATGAGCAACGCGCTCGAGACTGGAAGAATCTGCTGGAACCCTACTACCGGGAACTTGGCGTGGACTTCGACGCGCCGACGCCAGTGTCCAATCGAGCGCCGTTCGATAGCGCAGCCTGCGAAGTGATCGAAGAGTTTCGCCCCGAAGTCGTGAGTTATCACTTCGGACTGCCGGAAAAGTCCCTGCTGGATCGCGTGAAAGCCACTGGAGCGAAAGTACTTTCCTCGGCCACCACCGTCGAAGAGGCGATCTGGCTGGAGCAGCAGGGTTGTGACGCAATCATCGCCATGGGGTACGAAGCCGGTGGCCATCGGGGCATGTTTCTCAGTGATGATCTGAGCAGCCAGGTGGGCCTCTTTGCGCTGGTGCCGCAGATCGTCGATGCCGTGAAAGTGCCGGTGATTGCTGCCGGCGGGATTGCCGATGCACGAGGCGTCGCGGCGGCTTTCCTGTTAGGGGCTTCGGCGGTGCAAGTGGGCACGGCGTACTTGTTCACGCCAGAGGCCAAGGTCAGCGCGTCTCATCACAAGGCGTTGCGCACGGCCAAGGAAAGTGAAACTGCCGTCACTAACATTTTCACCGGACGCCCGGCGCGCGGAATTCTCAATCGGGTGATGCGCGAACTTGGGCCGATGAGCGCAAAAGCCCCGGCCTTCCCGCTGGCGGGTGGTGCGCTGATGCCGTTGCGGGCCAAGGGGGAAGCGGATTTCAGCAATCTCTGGGCGGGTCAGGCATTCACGCTGGGCGTTGAAATGACCACGGCTGAACTGACCCGGCGCCTGGCTGAGGAAGGATTGGCCAAGTTGTTGGGTCGGTAA
- the modA gene encoding molybdate ABC transporter substrate-binding protein produces the protein MTIRASRFAPTCLATLLAVFAFGSAQADEVQVAVAANFTAPIQAIAADFEKDTGHKLVTSYGATGQFYTQIKNGAPFEVFLSADDTTPQKLETEGDTVKGSRFTYAIGTLALWSAKEGYVDAKGKVLSDNQYQHLSIANPKAAPYGLAATQVLAKLGLTDKVKTKIVEGQNITQAYQFVSTGNAELGFVALSQIYKDGKVTGGSAWIVPADMHDPIKQDAVILNKGKDNPAAKALVDYLKGPKAAAVIKSYGYQL, from the coding sequence ATGACCATTCGTGCCTCACGTTTTGCCCCCACCTGCCTGGCAACCCTGCTTGCAGTGTTCGCTTTCGGGTCCGCCCAGGCGGACGAAGTCCAGGTCGCCGTCGCCGCCAACTTCACTGCACCGATTCAGGCGATCGCCGCTGATTTCGAAAAAGATACCGGGCATAAACTGGTCACCTCCTATGGTGCCACCGGCCAGTTCTATACCCAGATCAAGAACGGCGCACCGTTCGAAGTGTTTCTCTCGGCGGACGACACCACCCCGCAAAAACTCGAAACCGAAGGCGACACGGTCAAGGGCTCGCGCTTCACCTACGCCATCGGCACCCTGGCGTTGTGGTCGGCCAAGGAAGGTTACGTCGATGCCAAGGGCAAAGTGTTGAGCGACAACCAGTATCAGCATCTGTCCATTGCCAACCCGAAAGCGGCGCCTTACGGTCTGGCCGCTACTCAGGTGCTGGCCAAGCTGGGCCTGACCGACAAGGTCAAAACCAAGATCGTTGAAGGCCAGAACATCACCCAGGCATACCAATTCGTCTCCACCGGCAATGCCGAACTGGGTTTTGTGGCCTTGTCGCAGATCTACAAAGACGGCAAAGTCACCGGCGGCTCGGCCTGGATCGTTCCAGCCGACATGCACGACCCGATCAAACAAGACGCGGTGATCCTCAACAAAGGCAAGGACAACCCGGCTGCCAAGGCGCTGGTTGACTACCTCAAAGGTCCGAAAGCCGCCGCAGTCATCAAATCCTACGGTTACCAACTCTAA
- the modB gene encoding molybdate ABC transporter permease subunit — MTLSSADFSAIWLTLKLASLTTVILLVIGTPIALWLSRTRSWLRGPVGAIVALPLVLPPTVIGFYLLLALGPNGFVGHFTQSLGLGTLTFSFAGLVIGSVLYSMPFVVQPLQNAFSAIGTRPLEVAATLRANPWDTFFSVILPLARPGFITAAILGFAHTVGEFGVVLMIGGNIPDKTRVVSVQIYDHVEAMEYAQAHWLAGAMLVFSFIVLLALYSSRKTKAGWS; from the coding sequence ATGACGCTATCGAGTGCCGACTTTTCCGCCATCTGGCTGACCCTGAAACTGGCGTCGCTGACGACGGTTATCCTGCTGGTCATCGGCACTCCGATTGCGTTATGGCTGTCGCGCACCCGCTCGTGGTTGCGCGGCCCGGTCGGGGCGATCGTCGCCCTGCCCCTGGTGCTGCCGCCGACGGTGATTGGCTTTTACCTGTTGCTGGCGCTCGGCCCTAACGGGTTTGTCGGCCACTTCACCCAATCACTGGGGCTCGGCACCCTCACTTTCAGTTTTGCAGGGTTAGTGATCGGCTCGGTGCTCTACTCGATGCCGTTCGTGGTCCAACCGCTGCAAAATGCTTTTTCCGCCATTGGCACTCGCCCATTGGAAGTGGCCGCGACCTTACGCGCCAATCCCTGGGACACATTTTTCAGCGTGATCCTGCCGCTGGCCCGCCCCGGTTTCATCACCGCTGCCATTCTCGGTTTCGCCCACACCGTCGGTGAGTTCGGCGTGGTGCTGATGATCGGCGGCAACATTCCCGACAAGACCCGCGTGGTCTCGGTGCAGATCTACGATCACGTCGAAGCCATGGAATACGCCCAGGCCCATTGGCTGGCCGGAGCGATGCTGGTGTTCTCCTTTATTGTGTTGCTGGCGCTTTACTCCAGCCGTAAAACCAAAGCGGGCTGGAGCTGA
- the modC gene encoding molybdenum ABC transporter ATP-binding protein has protein sequence MIHTRLKLRYSGFALEVDLQLPGRGVTALYGHSGSGKTTCLRCIAGLEKAEQGFIQVNDEVWQDSDKKIFVPPHKRALGYVFQEASLFPHLSVLANLEFGLKRIPRPQRRVDMAHATELLGIGHLLDRHPQHLSGGERQRVGIARALLTSPKLLLMDEPLAALDSQRKNEILPYLQRLHDELDIPVLYVSHSQDEVARLADHIVLLSEGKALASGAIGETLARLDLPLALGDDAGVVIEGHVSAHDADYQLLTLQLPDTTLNIRVAHSPMTLGQALRCKVQARDVSLSLQSVEQSSILNRLPVTVISEMGADNAAHVLIRLDAGGTPLLARITRYSRDQLGVHPGQQLWAQIKAVAVLA, from the coding sequence ATGATCCATACGCGTCTGAAACTGAGGTATTCAGGGTTCGCCCTGGAAGTTGATCTGCAATTACCCGGCCGCGGCGTCACTGCCCTTTACGGTCATTCCGGTTCGGGCAAGACCACCTGTCTGCGTTGCATCGCCGGCCTGGAGAAGGCCGAGCAGGGTTTCATCCAGGTCAACGATGAAGTCTGGCAGGACAGCGACAAGAAGATTTTCGTACCGCCACATAAACGGGCATTGGGTTACGTCTTCCAGGAAGCCAGCCTGTTTCCCCATCTGTCGGTGCTGGCCAATCTGGAGTTCGGCCTCAAGCGCATTCCTCGCCCACAGCGACGGGTCGACATGGCACACGCGACCGAACTGCTCGGGATCGGCCATTTGCTGGATCGCCATCCGCAGCACCTTTCCGGTGGTGAACGGCAGCGGGTCGGCATCGCGCGCGCCCTGCTCACCAGCCCGAAACTGTTGTTGATGGACGAGCCGCTGGCGGCATTGGACAGCCAACGCAAAAACGAAATCCTGCCTTACCTGCAACGACTGCATGATGAGCTGGACATCCCGGTGCTGTACGTCAGCCACTCACAGGATGAAGTCGCGCGGTTGGCCGACCACATCGTCTTGCTGAGTGAAGGCAAAGCGCTGGCCAGCGGGGCTATTGGCGAAACGCTGGCCCGTCTCGACCTGCCCCTGGCGCTGGGCGACGACGCTGGCGTGGTGATCGAGGGGCACGTCAGTGCCCATGACGCCGACTACCAGTTGCTAACCCTGCAACTGCCCGACACGACCCTGAATATTCGGGTGGCTCACTCACCGATGACCCTGGGTCAGGCGCTGCGCTGCAAGGTTCAGGCACGGGATGTCAGCCTGAGCCTGCAAAGTGTCGAGCAAAGCAGCATCCTCAATCGCCTGCCGGTCACCGTGATCAGTGAAATGGGCGCGGACAACGCCGCCCACGTGCTGATCCGTCTGGACGCTGGCGGCACACCGCTGCTGGCGCGGATCACCCGCTACTCCCGAGACCAATTGGGCGTGCACCCCGGCCAGCAACTCTGGGCACAGATCAAGGCAGTAGCGGTTCTGGCATAA
- a CDS encoding DNA topoisomerase IB, translating to MPDIALPDALPSDLHYVDDTQPGIARKKLRGKFCYYDLAGQLITDQDEIKRINALAVPPAYTDVWICADPRGHLQATGRDARGRKQYRYHPRWREVRDADKYSRLRDFGLALPKLRKQLEALLAAPGFSRDKVMATVITLLDATLIRVGNTQYARDNRSYGLTTLRNRHVEVNGNAILFQFRGKSGVEHQITVKDRRLARIIKRCLEIPGQNLFQYLDENGERHTVSSSDVNAYLQTLTGADFTAKDYRTWAGSALALAVLRELQWEPESDAKRHVVEMVKNVAKQLGNTPAVCRKCYIHPAVLDGFLLGALAELPRPRARKGLRAEEVGLAVFLEMRGNG from the coding sequence ATGCCCGATATCGCGCTGCCCGATGCGCTGCCATCAGACCTGCATTACGTCGATGACACCCAGCCCGGCATCGCCCGCAAGAAACTGCGCGGCAAGTTCTGCTATTACGACCTTGCGGGTCAGCTCATCACCGATCAAGACGAGATCAAACGCATCAATGCCCTCGCCGTGCCCCCGGCCTACACCGATGTATGGATCTGTGCCGACCCGCGCGGCCATCTGCAAGCCACCGGCCGTGACGCCCGAGGTCGCAAGCAATACCGTTATCACCCACGCTGGCGAGAAGTGCGTGATGCCGACAAATACTCACGCTTACGGGACTTCGGGTTGGCGCTGCCGAAACTGCGCAAACAGCTTGAAGCACTGCTGGCAGCTCCCGGCTTCAGTCGCGACAAGGTCATGGCCACGGTCATCACCTTGCTCGACGCGACGCTGATCCGGGTCGGCAACACCCAGTATGCTCGGGACAACCGATCCTACGGCCTGACCACCCTGCGCAACCGTCACGTCGAGGTCAACGGCAACGCGATCCTGTTCCAGTTCCGTGGCAAGAGCGGTGTCGAGCACCAGATCACCGTGAAAGACCGACGCCTGGCGCGGATTATCAAACGCTGCCTGGAAATTCCCGGGCAGAACCTGTTTCAGTACCTGGATGAAAACGGTGAACGACACACCGTCAGTTCCTCCGATGTCAACGCCTACCTGCAAACCCTCACCGGCGCCGACTTCACAGCCAAGGACTACCGAACCTGGGCCGGCAGCGCATTGGCGTTGGCGGTTTTGCGCGAACTGCAGTGGGAGCCCGAGTCGGATGCCAAGCGGCATGTGGTGGAGATGGTCAAGAACGTTGCCAAACAACTGGGCAACACCCCGGCAGTCTGCCGCAAGTGCTACATCCACCCGGCGGTGCTCGATGGTTTTCTTTTGGGTGCGTTGGCTGAGCTGCCCAGACCACGAGCGCGCAAAGGGCTCAGGGCAGAGGAAGTCGGGCTGGCGGTGTTTTTGGAGATGCGGGGCAATGGCTGA
- a CDS encoding transposase, which yields MKQMSFADAEYAGKRKQTRRERFLIEMDQVVPWKGLIALIEPHYPKGEGGRPAYPLMAMLRVHLMQNWFGYSDPAM from the coding sequence ATGAAACAGATGTCCTTCGCCGATGCCGAATATGCCGGAAAACGTAAGCAGACCCGCCGCGAGCGCTTCCTGATCGAGATGGATCAGGTGGTGCCTTGGAAGGGCCTGATTGCCTTGATCGAGCCACACTATCCGAAGGGCGAAGGTGGCCGTCCGGCGTATCCGTTGATGGCTATGTTGCGGGTTCATCTAATGCAGAATTGGTTCGGCTACAGCGATCCGGCAATGG
- a CDS encoding RND family transporter, translating into MTSLSTHHHDKATFLERLIFNNRPAVIVICLLVSIFLFWQATLIRPSTSFEKMIPLEHPFIQKMMEHRNDLANLGNTVRISVEATDGDIFSKEYMETLRQINDEVFYISGVDRSGLKSLWSPSVRWTEVTEEGFAGGEVIPQSYNGSQQSLDLLRNNVLKSGQVGRLVANDFKSSIVDIPLLESYPDPQDQGKLLALDYRKFSHELEDKIRNKFEAQNPNVQIHIVGFAKKVGDLIDGLVMVVMFFGVAFIITLILLYWFTNCMRSTVAVLSTTLVAVVWQLGLMHFFGFGLDPYSMLVPFLIFAIGISHGVQKINGIALQSSEADNALTAARRTFRQLFLPGMIAILADAVGFITLLIIDIGVIRELAIGASIGVAVIVFTNLILLPVAISYVGISKRAVERSKKDAHREHPFWRLLSNFASPKVAPVSIVLALLAFGGGLWYSQNLKIGDLDQGAPELRPDSRYNKDNNFIISNYSTSSDVLVVMVKTKSEGCSRYEAMAPIDELMWKMQNTEGVQSAISLVTVSKQMIKGMNEGNLKWETLSRNPDVLNNSIARADGLYNNSCSLAPVLVFLNDHKAATLDRAVHAVQDFAKENNKEGLEFILAAGNAGIEAATNEVIKESELTILILVYICVATMCMITFRSWAATLCIVLPLVLTSVLGNALMAFMGIGVKVATLPVVALGVGIGVDYGIYIYSRLESFLRAGLPLQEAYYQTLKSTGKAVLFTGLCLAIGVCTWIFSAIKFQADMGLMLTFMLLWNMFGALWLLPALARFLIKPEKLAGQKGNSLFAH; encoded by the coding sequence ATGACATCCTTGAGCACTCATCATCATGACAAGGCGACGTTTCTCGAACGCCTGATTTTCAACAACCGCCCGGCAGTGATCGTCATCTGCCTGCTGGTCAGTATTTTCCTGTTCTGGCAAGCGACGCTGATCCGGCCGTCCACCAGTTTCGAAAAAATGATCCCGCTCGAGCATCCGTTCATTCAAAAGATGATGGAGCATCGCAACGATCTGGCGAACCTGGGCAACACGGTGCGCATCTCGGTGGAAGCCACTGATGGCGACATCTTCTCCAAGGAGTACATGGAGACTCTGCGTCAGATCAATGACGAGGTGTTCTACATTTCCGGTGTTGACCGTTCCGGTCTCAAGTCGCTGTGGAGCCCGAGCGTACGCTGGACCGAAGTGACAGAGGAGGGCTTCGCCGGTGGTGAAGTGATTCCGCAGAGCTACAACGGCTCCCAGCAAAGCCTCGACCTGTTGCGCAACAACGTGCTCAAGTCCGGTCAGGTCGGGCGTCTGGTGGCCAACGACTTCAAGTCGAGCATTGTCGACATCCCGCTGCTGGAGTCCTACCCGGACCCGCAGGACCAAGGCAAGTTGCTGGCGCTGGACTATCGCAAGTTCTCTCACGAACTCGAAGACAAGATCCGCAACAAATTCGAAGCCCAGAACCCTAACGTGCAGATCCACATCGTCGGTTTCGCCAAGAAAGTCGGCGACCTGATCGATGGGCTGGTCATGGTGGTAATGTTCTTCGGCGTCGCCTTCATCATCACGTTGATCCTGCTCTACTGGTTCACCAACTGCATGCGCAGCACCGTGGCGGTGTTGAGCACCACGTTGGTGGCGGTGGTCTGGCAGCTCGGTTTGATGCACTTCTTTGGTTTCGGGCTCGATCCCTACTCGATGCTGGTGCCGTTCCTGATCTTCGCCATTGGTATCTCCCACGGCGTACAGAAAATCAACGGTATTGCCTTGCAGTCCAGCGAGGCGGACAACGCCTTGACTGCGGCGCGGCGCACGTTCCGTCAGTTGTTTCTGCCAGGGATGATTGCGATCCTCGCGGATGCGGTGGGTTTCATCACGCTGCTGATCATCGACATCGGCGTAATTCGTGAACTGGCTATCGGCGCGTCCATCGGCGTGGCGGTGATCGTGTTCACCAACCTGATCCTGCTGCCGGTGGCGATTTCCTACGTTGGCATCAGCAAACGCGCCGTTGAACGCAGCAAGAAAGACGCGCACCGCGAACACCCGTTCTGGCGTCTGCTGTCGAACTTTGCCAGCCCGAAAGTGGCGCCGGTGTCCATTGTGCTCGCCTTGCTGGCCTTTGGCGGCGGCCTCTGGTACAGCCAGAACCTGAAAATCGGTGACCTCGATCAGGGCGCTCCGGAACTGCGTCCGGACTCGCGCTACAACAAGGACAACAACTTCATCATCAGCAATTACTCCACCAGTTCCGACGTGTTGGTGGTGATGGTCAAGACCAAGTCCGAAGGCTGCTCGCGCTACGAAGCCATGGCGCCGATCGACGAGCTGATGTGGAAGATGCAGAACACCGAGGGCGTGCAGTCGGCGATCTCGCTGGTGACCGTATCCAAGCAGATGATCAAGGGCATGAACGAAGGCAACTTGAAATGGGAAACCCTGTCGCGTAACCCGGACGTGCTGAACAACTCGATTGCTCGGGCTGATGGTCTGTACAACAACAGCTGCTCATTGGCGCCGGTGCTGGTGTTCCTCAACGATCACAAGGCCGCAACCCTGGATCGCGCCGTGCATGCAGTGCAGGACTTCGCCAAGGAGAACAACAAGGAAGGCCTGGAATTCATCCTTGCCGCCGGTAACGCCGGGATCGAGGCCGCCACCAACGAGGTGATCAAGGAATCCGAGCTGACCATCCTGATCCTGGTGTACATCTGCGTGGCGACCATGTGCATGATCACCTTCCGCTCCTGGGCAGCGACGTTGTGCATCGTGCTGCCGCTGGTCCTGACCTCGGTACTCGGAAACGCCCTCATGGCCTTCATGGGCATCGGCGTGAAAGTCGCAACCCTGCCGGTTGTGGCGCTCGGGGTGGGGATTGGCGTGGATTACGGCATCTACATCTACAGCCGTCTGGAAAGCTTCCTGCGTGCTGGTCTGCCGTTGCAAGAGGCGTACTACCAGACGCTGAAGTCCACCGGTAAAGCCGTGCTGTTCACCGGCCTGTGCCTGGCGATCGGCGTGTGCACCTGGATCTTCTCGGCCATCAAGTTCCAGGCCGACATGGGCCTGATGCTGACCTTCATGCTGCTCTGGAACATGTTCGGCGCACTGTGGCTGCTGCCAGCGCTGGCACGGTTCCTGATCAAACCGGAGAAATTGGCGGGGCAGAAGGGCAACTCGTTGTTTGCTCACTGA
- a CDS encoding YCF48-related protein codes for MSEPVMGVGICRPPALRKFALLATALSLLGCAVLSAPALAAAAPASDIVYSVESAKASKSLMLDVVHAGKRLVAAGDRGHILYSDDQGATWTQAKVPTRQLLTSVYFVDDKHGWAVGHDAQILASEDGGVTWTKQFEDLKRESPLLDVWFQDVNSGFAVGAYGALLATTDGGKNWEDVSDRLDNEDQYHLNAIAAVKDSGLFIVGEQGSMFRSADWGQTWEKLEGPYEGSLFGVIGTAQANTLLAYGLRGNLFRSTDFGTTWEPVELKAARGALEFGLSGATLLDDGSIVIVGNGGSVIRSNDNGETFSVFNRPDRISVSAVTAAGNGNLILAGQGGVRVTSPTGAENGKNGSSK; via the coding sequence ATGAGTGAGCCTGTCATGGGTGTGGGTATCTGCCGCCCGCCGGCACTACGCAAATTCGCGTTGCTGGCTACAGCGCTCTCGCTGTTGGGCTGTGCCGTGCTGTCGGCACCTGCGCTGGCCGCTGCTGCGCCAGCATCCGACATTGTTTATTCCGTTGAATCTGCCAAAGCCAGCAAGAGCCTGATGCTCGATGTCGTGCACGCCGGCAAGCGCCTGGTGGCGGCCGGGGATCGCGGGCACATTTTGTATTCCGATGACCAGGGCGCGACCTGGACCCAAGCCAAGGTGCCGACGCGGCAACTGCTGACGTCGGTGTATTTCGTCGACGACAAACACGGCTGGGCTGTCGGCCATGACGCGCAGATCCTCGCGAGCGAGGACGGCGGCGTCACCTGGACCAAGCAATTCGAAGATCTGAAACGTGAATCGCCGCTGCTCGACGTCTGGTTCCAGGACGTCAACAGCGGCTTTGCCGTGGGTGCTTATGGCGCGTTGCTGGCCACCACCGACGGCGGCAAGAACTGGGAAGATGTCAGCGATCGCCTCGACAACGAAGACCAGTACCACCTCAACGCCATCGCGGCGGTCAAGGATTCCGGTCTGTTCATCGTCGGCGAGCAGGGCAGCATGTTCCGCTCCGCCGACTGGGGCCAAACCTGGGAGAAGCTTGAAGGTCCCTATGAGGGCTCGCTGTTTGGTGTGATCGGCACCGCTCAAGCCAATACGCTGCTGGCCTACGGGTTGCGGGGCAATCTGTTTCGCTCCACCGATTTCGGCACGACCTGGGAACCGGTTGAACTCAAGGCCGCTCGCGGTGCGCTGGAATTCGGTCTGTCCGGCGCGACGCTGCTCGACGACGGTTCCATCGTGATCGTCGGCAACGGTGGCTCGGTGATCCGCAGCAACGACAACGGCGAAACCTTCAGCGTGTTCAACCGTCCGGATCGCATTTCCGTTTCGGCAGTCACCGCAGCGGGCAACGGCAATCTGATTCTGGCAGGACAGGGTGGCGTTCGCGTCACTTCGCCAACCGGCGCAGAGAATGGAAAAAATGGGTCGTCCAAATGA